CCATGAACTCGATCACGGTCTGGCTGCTGTCTTGCTCCTTCATGACTGAGACCACCGTGGCAAGCGGTTTGGGGAGCGCGGTGAGCGCGAGCAGCACACGCAAAATGTTGAGGTTGAGATCGTCGGGCATGGAGCATCTGAGCATGTGTGCAAAGTTGTACACCGAGTACTTGGACGTGATAACATGACCTTCCTTGTTGACAACGATGGCCTCCGGGTTCATGCCAGATTTGACAATGTTGGCAAGTACTGCTGCAGCCTCGGTCTTGGATCCCATGGGCTCATCATCGATCTTTCGGATGAAGAGCGCCTCAACCATGACTGGAACAGCGCCTGCGTCCACAAGTGTCTTGCCATTGGGCTGGTGAGAAGAGATTTGGACCAGGACATCAAGCGCCGCCTTGCAGATACTAGCATTGCCGCTGTGCACCATCTTGACAAGTATCTCCGATGCGCTCCCGGCAATGTTGATGGTCATCTCCTGCTTCTGGACTAGTTCGCCGAGATAACCCACCATCTCCATCTGCACATCTTCCGACCCTGTTTCATGCACATATTCATGTTAGCTAATGATGTTTGGCACGAGCGGTTGCGAACTTGCATGTACAATGAATAGTATCGAGTTTTTTTAGGAAACCCCTCAAATCAGTCACCAGTGCACGACTTCTACTTTGAGCTCGAGATTTAGTTCACTTGTTGCAAAACAAATTTGTACTGACATACTGTTTAGAAACATAGGCAGTAACTCCCACTATAGTGATTCTAGTTTAGAAACTGTTTGGACAAAATGCTAGTTTAGAAAGTGTTTGGACAAAATGGCAACTATTCTTATCAGTGCAAGGGAAATGTTCTCAGATACTTCAAAATATTAAATTTGGATTTTGACAAGACAAAATTGCTCTTTTCAATGTTTTATGTGGAAGAGTTAAAAAAAATGTAGGAGGTCAGGTATGTTTCTGCACAGGTAAAATATATTACCTTCAACGAGATGCCTTTGGAGAGGGTCCAAGTAGCCGCTTTCAGCCATGTACTTGATATTCTTTGGGCATTTCTCCAGGTTCTGGAGGACCTCTCCGGCCTTCTCTGAAGTAATTGGATCATCTGAGTTGTTGAATTTCATCGTGATCAGAATTAATATGCTTCCAGCAGTTGCCCCGATGTTTTCTAATAGTAACTCTGATTTTGAAAGCTCTAGCAAGAAACAGATAGCTGCATGTCTTTCATCCGAACTACTACTAGAAAGCAGCTTTATTGTCCTTGAGACAGCTCTGGTTTTTGCTATGATTTCCTGCATGTCACGAGGCAACATTTGAGTTGTTAATCTAAGATGCAGGACCAATACAAATTGAAACTGGACTCTACCAATAATTTCAGCATTTCATTAAGTTTCACATGGTGATTTCGAAAAATAATTTTGACATGGCCAAGCTGGGATTTCACGAAAGCTGAACACATTTCAGACTTCCTTACCTTTCCTGGCTCATCTTCGACCAGCAGGCAGAGGAGCTCCAGTGAGTCACAGCGTATCAGTGCATCCTTGTGTTCTAACAGACGTGCAAGGAACTTGGTTATGCCAATCTTGTGCATCTGCTCCCTGTTCTTCCTCCTCGTCCTGGCAAGCAGCTTCAGCTCATGTATGGCTTCAAGTATCATAGCCTCCGTCCTTGCCAGTGAGAGAGCAGTACGCGCGATTCTGATCCGTGTTGCTTCATTCCTCATAATCCATTCCGCGATTGTGCTCTTGAGTGGAACATTAGTCCTCAGAGTCTTGCTCTGCATTGCTATTTTCGTAACCGGGCAGATCACAGGTTCAGAATCATCCGTTAAACTGTCAAAGTACTCCTCAATGGTTCTCCTGTCATATGTTATCCCGCTTTCAGTAGTCACTGGATCAACCATGACCTTATTTGTCAGTGGGCAGAAGAAAGAATCATACAACGGCTCAACGTACTCTGCGACTTCAGGGAGCGAACTGAATGACTGCCCACCGAATTCATGAGACTCATGGTACATTCCCTGCAGGAAGTCCACCAACCTTGGCATGTCGCCGTCGTGCAGTGCTCTTCTCTTGGGTCTATCATTTGCCACAACTATCGTCATGTCGCCCTCAGAATAGCCATCACAGGAACGCTGATCATTAGGATGCTGCCCGTTTGCAGTGACCTGAAGGTGCGTACCGACTGCTGCATCCGCACACCTCTTGCTACCAAATGCTGAAGCAGGTATCCTGCTGAGCTCATGACCGATGTTCTTTATCACATTATAAAGGTCCTCGGTTATGCTCTGAAGGTCTTCGTCCATGAGCTGCTGCGCGACGGCGCTGCACCGAGCGACGAGGTCCTTGGCGAGGTCGACATTGGCAGCCAAATATTCGGCTATGTGCATCACGTTGGCCGGAGAATTCTGAACCCTCTGCACCTCCAATGTCGCCGGGGGCACGCGCTGAAGACGGCTGCCTGCGTCCAAGAACTTCTCTTGGCCGACGTCAGCGGAGGCCATTGTCGACATGACCTCAGAGATTGCCGCTATGGACTCGGCGAGTGCCGCCTTCCGGGCTTGCCCCCCACTTCTCTGAAAAATAAGTACACGTCAGGCGCCCAAGCAAATGCATCCAACTACAAATAAAGACGGGTTGTTCTCATGGAAAATGATGGTTGAGAGTTCACACCAGGTCACCAGCAAACTATAAAGAATGAACCGACAGACTTTATTAGATGAAAACAATCTGAAGTCGACGGGGGAATTGATTCTACAACAGTCGGAGGATACGATACGGGGCTGCCACTTTCCCCCAATCCCGGGTTGTTGACAAAATGGTTTCAAGAAAGTGGCATCTCTCCCGTAAGTATGAACGAATAAGAACTGGAATTTACTTTGCTGAAAATGAAAACAATAAACAGCCCAAATCAAAGACTTGTAGTACGAAGCGGCTGAAAATGGGGAACGCGCTGGTTTTTCGCCTACTCCCTGTAATGAAAGAACACGAAAAATGCCCcaaaggggaggaagaagaagtgaaTGGCAGTTGAATTGCCCGTTTGAGCACCAGGCACGGCCTCGGCTCCGTTTCCCCATTCTCCGTCATGCCAAATCCACACAAAACCGCCCAAGTGTAGTCCATAGAGCTAAAACCCTATGATTATCTTCCCTCACACAAGGCCTAGCATCCCAACGCAACATGGGCATAACCAAGAACAACACATGAACCGTAATTTATTTCCTGACACCACCCTGAACTGAATCGAACGAAACAACCAAATAGCTCGTCACCGGGAGGAGAGGAGAAGGCGACTCAGCGGCACATACCTGCATCCAATCCAAGCCCCCCGAGAACGAGCCCGGGCTCTCCGCTTCCTCCTGCCCGCCCCCCGCCGCGCTGACCCCTGGAGAAGGTGGCTACCGGCGCCGCGGGAGCATTCTatctctctcctccacctccGCTTCCTGCTCACCGCCACCGCCCCCGCGCCGTCCAGGCCTCGAAGGAACGAACGAACAGCGCCGCACCGCCCGGCTGAGCGCGGCAGAAGAATCGAGAGGAATGAAATGATGGGAGATGGCGCCGCACGGGGACCCAGTCAAGTGAGGTCTAAAGCAACCTCCTCCCTGGCCTGGCCGGTTGGCTTGGCTCCCTGGATTGGAGATCGGTAAAGCGGCCCGATTTTCTAACGGACTTCCCGGTAGTGCCCCTGCCCCCGCCGCGCTTGTTTTATAATTTTGTGTGGGGAGTGCGCCGTGGGAAGCGTACAAAGGCGTTTGACTTTGCTGGCGGTGGGGGTGCTGCCCGGCGACCGCATGCTTGGCTTGCAACGGACACCGCCACAATATGCCACCTTCATTATTTTTGTGCGCGGAGGCCTGGCGTGTCGACTGCACTGCGCTCGTTCTTTGTCCACGACGACTTGGCAACGTTAGTTGCACTGAAGTTTCGGTCAAGTAAGATGACCTGCAAATGTcactcgcaaaaaaaaaaaagatGCCCTGCAAATGTGTATTCGCCAGGGTCACTTTTTGAATTGTTGATGATCAAAGACAACTTCTTGGAAACTTTGCATGTTTTCTTTTCTACGTACGTTCGCAGAATTACCCTATTTCAGACGGTGGTGGTGAAGCCGTGAAGGAAAGTGCAGGCGAGAGACAGCATTATGGCGGCGTTTTTTGAGCTGTCGACCGCCCTGATTCATGAGTTCTTGGATCATACGCTTCCTTCTTTCTGCTCTTTGCTCCATTTGCCTCATCATGAAGGCATGGATAGCATGGCAGCGGGCATTGATGATCCCCAAATCGGTTGAACGGTGGTGGCGAAGCTCATTAAGTAAGAACCATCATCTGTGAGAGGAGAAAAGCATTTGATTTAGTTTTCCGGTCGATCTAGATATGGTTATGGTTAGGCGTTCAGCGAGGGCGCTAGCAAGTGCTACAGTAGTACTCCTGCATTCCCCCCAAAAAAAAGGCACAGTAGTACATTGTGTTGCGAGTGGAAGAAGTAAGTTATTATAGCATCTACAGTGTGATGGGCAAATCCGGCCCTCTCAAATGTCCGCAGACACGCCCGGGTGCATCCGTAGGGCATCCGCAGGCATTGACTGGACACTTCTCAAATAATGTAATCCATATTCGGACACCTCAATTATCACATCTCAAATTTACGCAAACTCATGCAACTACGTTGATGCACACACATTGTCCGGCTACTCCATCACTACTAACTAAATATGCCATCGGACTATCAAAATTTGACATTTTTGGATATGGTGAAGATCTTGCATGGCTACATTAAGGCCTTTTTGAAGCGTCCGTCTGAATCAAAGAATCGTGACCGGTCAGTGTCCGAGCGGGCCGCCCGAACGTTTGAGGAGAATTTAGAGCCCCcgactgtagatgctcttaggGTTAAGAAGTTGCTGAGATTTATTTAGTCGCTACTACATCGTGCTGGAATCATGTACATTGATTCACTACTAATCTAATCTAATCTAATCTAATCATGCATGGTTATGCCCCGCAGCAA
The Triticum urartu cultivar G1812 unplaced genomic scaffold, Tu2.1 TuUngrouped_contig_5552, whole genome shotgun sequence genome window above contains:
- the LOC125529365 gene encoding putative U-box domain-containing protein 42, which gives rise to MQRSGGQARKAALAESIAAISEVMSTMASADVGQEKFLDAGSRLQRVPPATLEVQRVQNSPANVMHIAEYLAANVDLAKDLVARCSAVAQQLMDEDLQSITEDLYNVIKNIGHELSRIPASAFGSKRCADAAVGTHLQVTANGQHPNDQRSCDGYSEGDMTIVVANDRPKRRALHDGDMPRLVDFLQGMYHESHEFGGQSFSSLPEVAEYVEPLYDSFFCPLTNKVMVDPVTTESGITYDRRTIEEYFDSLTDDSEPVICPVTKIAMQSKTLRTNVPLKSTIAEWIMRNEATRIRIARTALSLARTEAMILEAIHELKLLARTRRKNREQMHKIGITKFLARLLEHKDALIRCDSLELLCLLVEDEPGKEIIAKTRAVSRTIKLLSSSSSDERHAAICFLLELSKSELLLENIGATAGSILILITMKFNNSDDPITSEKAGEVLQNLEKCPKNIKYMAESGYLDPLQRHLVEGSEDVQMEMVGYLGELVQKQEMTINIAGSASEILVKMVHSGNASICKAALDVLVQISSHQPNGKTLVDAGAVPVMVEALFIRKIDDEPMGSKTEAAAVLANIVKSGMNPEAIVVNKEGHVITSKYSVYNFAHMLRCSMPDDLNLNILRVLLALTALPKPLATVVSVMKEQDSSQTVIEFMGSPSEALGIAATKLLTALSPQMGHTIAEKLCKVPGQLGRLIRSISQLGRITERHAVSATLLSKLPYQHLTLNLALLHQNAVPTMLAKIEEMQHGGMRASRHAKPYLEGLVGSLVRLTTTLHDQDVLQAAMDHNFPSVLTDLLARSSGSDEVQRLAAVGLENLSQQSGNRSKPPSEEQQPKKNILRRLRTGRVHDNRKPPAHSRLCPVHRGVCSPAATFCLVEGGTVECLLGVLESNENSHVVEAALGALCTLMDEGVDVVGGVAVLTEQDAPRHILRLVRQHRNDEQGSGAVLRRCFWALESFLENGGDRCVREVTSDRALPSALVGAFHKGDTATKQVAESVLRSLHRMPDYSATYMSVEL